The following proteins are encoded in a genomic region of Methylobacterium tardum:
- a CDS encoding c-type cytochrome — translation MRRATLRVVPLVLLALAPLAGCGEADMADQARAKTWDKNPFFPREITMRQPVAGTVPRSDPARAAPQPQTISRALLDQGRERYGVFCTPCHRQDGRGAGMIVARGFPHAGDLTAGPVRAASASDLYDAISNGRKAMFGMAQMIPSADRWAIVAYVRALQLSQDTPVASLPAADRARLEATP, via the coding sequence ATGAGGCGCGCCACCCTCCGCGTCGTGCCGCTCGTTCTGCTCGCCCTGGCGCCCCTCGCCGGCTGCGGCGAGGCCGACATGGCCGATCAGGCCCGGGCCAAGACCTGGGACAAGAACCCGTTCTTCCCCCGCGAGATCACCATGCGCCAGCCGGTGGCCGGCACCGTGCCGCGGAGCGATCCGGCCCGCGCGGCGCCGCAGCCGCAGACGATCAGCCGGGCGCTGCTCGACCAGGGCCGCGAGCGCTACGGGGTGTTCTGCACCCCCTGCCACAGGCAGGACGGCCGCGGCGCCGGGATGATCGTGGCCCGGGGCTTCCCGCACGCCGGCGACCTCACCGCGGGGCCCGTGCGGGCGGCCTCCGCGTCCGACCTCTACGACGCGATCTCGAACGGCCGGAAGGCGATGTTCGGCATGGCCCAGATGATCCCCTCGGCCGACCGCTGGGCGATCGTCGCCTATGTCCGCGCCCTCCAGCTCAGCCAGGACACCCCGGTGGCGAGCCTGCCCGCGGCGGATCGCGCGCGGCTGGAGGCGACGCCGTGA
- a CDS encoding quinol:electron acceptor oxidoreductase subunit ActD, which produces MSGALIRPDATLPGIGGAVAEIPLTHPGNRRWWIAFAGAASLLGLFALTLGYLLYAGPGIWANNNAVVWALDIASYDWWIGVASGSLLVSAILLLLGAEWRGAVNRVAETLALLATAAAGLYPIIHLGRPWFFFWNLPYPNTYNLWPQFRSPLLWDAIDIVSFLVICVSLWFIGLLPDLATLRDRAHSEALRQFDVKAPTRKLARLRAQVYGILASGWRGSAAHWQIWVQAYRTVALLGVLLVVSVQTGASVMLAGSLMPGWHSTLLPVSFLVNAVYSGVGVTAVIVMLIRRVYGLDALVTDRHLDVLGRLLLCLGCASAYCYAAEYFDTFLNGDAEGRGVLVRRMTGDHALVSWTAILCLVLPAQILWSARARTAPLAIATVGLLVAIGAYADHVMVLVVTLTQDFLPSSRLPYTTDIWGIATFAGSIGLFLTLLLLFLRYLPAVSIVESRRLALTVSPAAQEAARMAASRATGRPEENPVTAPLWGVSATFASQGDLAAALQAVSGISPDQVHLDGHGPVPMPRTLRPLGLEGRSILPYALAGALLGGFGFFALCVYATAYDYVFLIGGRPRLSWPSFVVPSVSFAMMAGCVAIHLALLVLNRLPRLNHPAFNIPGFLRASEDRFFLSAEARGDRFDAARIERRLASLPAEAGRPLEIRRIPR; this is translated from the coding sequence ATGTCCGGCGCCCTGATCCGGCCCGACGCGACCCTCCCGGGCATCGGCGGCGCGGTCGCGGAGATCCCGCTGACGCATCCCGGTAACCGGCGCTGGTGGATCGCCTTCGCGGGCGCGGCTTCGCTCCTCGGCCTGTTCGCCCTCACCCTCGGCTACCTGCTCTACGCCGGCCCCGGGATCTGGGCCAACAACAACGCCGTCGTCTGGGCGCTGGACATCGCGAGCTACGATTGGTGGATCGGCGTCGCCTCCGGCAGCCTGCTGGTCTCGGCGATCCTGCTCCTCCTCGGCGCGGAGTGGCGCGGGGCGGTGAACCGCGTCGCCGAGACCCTGGCGCTGCTGGCCACCGCGGCCGCCGGCCTCTACCCGATCATCCATCTCGGGCGGCCGTGGTTCTTCTTCTGGAATCTGCCCTACCCCAACACCTACAATCTCTGGCCGCAGTTCCGCTCGCCGCTGCTCTGGGACGCGATCGACATCGTGTCGTTCCTGGTGATCTGTGTGAGCCTCTGGTTCATCGGCCTGCTTCCGGACCTCGCGACGCTGCGCGACCGGGCCCATAGCGAGGCTCTGCGCCAGTTCGACGTTAAGGCGCCGACCCGCAAGCTCGCCCGGCTGCGCGCGCAGGTCTACGGCATTCTCGCCTCGGGCTGGCGCGGCTCGGCGGCCCACTGGCAGATCTGGGTCCAGGCCTACCGGACGGTGGCGCTGCTCGGCGTGCTGCTGGTGGTCTCGGTCCAGACCGGGGCCTCGGTGATGCTGGCGGGCTCGCTGATGCCCGGCTGGCACAGCACGCTGCTGCCGGTGAGCTTCCTGGTCAACGCGGTCTATTCCGGCGTCGGCGTCACGGCGGTGATCGTGATGCTGATCCGCCGCGTCTACGGCCTCGACGCCCTGGTGACCGACCGCCACCTCGACGTGCTCGGGCGGCTGCTGCTCTGCCTCGGCTGCGCCAGCGCCTACTGCTACGCGGCCGAGTATTTCGACACCTTCCTCAACGGCGACGCCGAGGGGCGCGGCGTTCTGGTCCGGCGCATGACCGGCGACCACGCCCTCGTGTCCTGGACGGCGATCCTGTGCCTCGTCCTGCCCGCGCAGATCCTGTGGTCGGCCCGGGCCCGCACGGCGCCGCTCGCCATCGCGACGGTCGGTCTCCTCGTGGCGATCGGCGCCTACGCCGACCACGTCATGGTCCTGGTCGTCACCCTGACCCAGGATTTCCTGCCCTCTTCGAGGCTGCCCTACACGACCGATATCTGGGGCATCGCCACCTTCGCGGGCTCGATCGGCCTGTTTCTGACCCTGCTGCTCCTGTTCCTGCGCTACCTGCCGGCCGTCTCGATCGTCGAGAGCCGCCGCCTCGCCCTGACGGTGTCGCCGGCCGCCCAGGAGGCTGCCCGGATGGCGGCGTCCCGGGCCACGGGCCGCCCGGAGGAGAACCCGGTCACGGCGCCCCTGTGGGGCGTGTCGGCGACCTTCGCGAGCCAGGGCGACCTCGCCGCCGCCCTCCAGGCGGTCTCCGGGATCAGCCCGGATCAGGTCCATCTCGACGGGCACGGCCCGGTGCCAATGCCCCGCACCCTGCGGCCCCTGGGCCTGGAGGGGCGCTCGATCCTGCCCTACGCCCTCGCCGGGGCCCTGCTCGGCGGCTTCGGCTTCTTCGCGCTATGCGTCTACGCCACGGCCTACGACTACGTGTTCCTGATCGGCGGCCGCCCGCGCCTGTCCTGGCCCTCCTTCGTGGTCCCCAGCGTCTCCTTCGCGATGATGGCGGGCTGCGTGGCGATCCACCTCGCGCTCCTCGTGCTCAACCGGCTGCCCCGCCTGAACCACCCGGCCTTCAACATCCCGGGCTTCCTGCGGGCCTCGGAGGACCGGTTCTTCCTCTCCGCGGAGGCGCGGGGCGACCGGTTCGACGCGGCGCGGATCGAGCGGCGGCTCGCGTCCCTGCCGGCCGAGGCCGGGCGCCCCCTCGAGATCCGGCGGATCCCGCGATGA
- a CDS encoding TAT-variant-translocated molybdopterin oxidoreductase has translation MTGAPDIAALREKLAGGDGPRFWRSLDAVADSPEFRAYLAAEFPSASRLAAAPERRGFLKLMAASFALGGLTACGGGSGRDYEVPYVNQPERIVPGTDLSYASSAVFDGFGNGILVTTRNGRPLKIEGNPEHPWSRGGTDVLAQASVLGLYDPFRSQAVQHLGRPSSWAAFRADLQGRMPGWRESRGEGLALLTGPVTSPGVAAQIARLRAAYPALRWYTGAGADRGGIYEGARQAYGRPLETIPDFGRARTIVALDGDFLDLGPGQVGLSRRWSEARRAAYAEGRLLTLHAAAPTPTLTSAKADRGLVVPAGRLEDLARELLALAAGGAAPGGDDPVARWTRNAGTALDQARGAGIVTAGLTASPELHALVHRLNGTLGNTGSTLVHTAPAMETGAGTLAELAEAMDRGAVKALVVLGANPVYEAPGALDFAARMARVPLKIHAGLYYDETGAHADWHLPAAHPLESWGDIRSLDGTVGLIQPTVAPLYNGRTPAEMLAFLAGGEGGESGQDALGLLKAQARNADEDDAAFETRFTEALRIGFWAGSARPAETVALTREVAVSAAAPSPAPAGGVEVLFRPDPTIWDGTHADLAWLQELPKPLTKVVWENVVAVSPRLAERVGVATGDILRVEAGGRAVEGPAWILPGQADDTVTLTLGYGRDVPDHLARGLGYDSAPLRPPGSTWRLAGARLTKTGRQRKPVTTQHLGTMEGQDLVRVQALGAAPAGDPKGKPTPASFYPPPESQDRWVAAQWGMAIDLDACIGCNACVTACQAENNIPVVGREEVALGRWMGWLRVDRYYAGDLDAPTTHFQPVPCMHCEQAPCELGCPVEATLHDSEGLNLQVYNRCVGTRTCQSYCPYKVRRFNYLDYTGGMTPVEQQQRNPEVTVRSRGVMEKCTYCIQRITAARITSAKDAHAPIPDGTVETACQGACPTRAITFGNVADPGSQVSAARRDAREYALLGHLNTRPRTTYLAGLAPAADPNGREG, from the coding sequence ATGACCGGCGCCCCCGACATCGCGGCCCTGCGCGAAAAACTCGCCGGCGGCGACGGACCGCGCTTCTGGCGCAGCCTCGACGCCGTGGCCGACAGCCCCGAGTTCCGCGCCTATCTGGCGGCCGAGTTCCCGTCGGCGTCCCGGCTCGCCGCCGCCCCGGAGCGGCGCGGCTTCCTGAAGCTGATGGCCGCCTCCTTCGCGCTGGGCGGCCTCACCGCCTGCGGCGGGGGCAGCGGCCGCGACTACGAGGTGCCCTACGTCAACCAGCCCGAGCGGATCGTGCCCGGCACGGACCTGTCCTACGCCTCCTCGGCGGTGTTCGACGGCTTCGGCAACGGCATCCTGGTCACCACCCGCAACGGCCGGCCCCTGAAGATCGAGGGCAACCCCGAGCATCCCTGGAGCCGCGGCGGCACCGACGTGCTGGCCCAGGCCTCGGTCCTCGGGCTCTACGATCCGTTCCGCTCCCAGGCGGTGCAGCATCTCGGCCGGCCGAGTTCCTGGGCGGCGTTCCGGGCGGACCTGCAGGGACGGATGCCGGGCTGGCGCGAGAGCCGTGGCGAGGGCCTCGCCTTGCTCACCGGCCCGGTGACGTCGCCCGGCGTGGCCGCGCAGATCGCGCGGCTGCGGGCCGCCTACCCGGCTCTGCGCTGGTACACCGGCGCCGGCGCCGATCGCGGCGGGATCTACGAGGGCGCCCGCCAGGCCTACGGGCGGCCGCTGGAGACCATTCCCGATTTCGGCCGCGCCCGCACCATCGTGGCGCTGGACGGCGATTTTCTGGATCTCGGGCCCGGCCAGGTCGGCCTGTCGCGGCGCTGGAGCGAGGCGCGGCGCGCGGCCTACGCGGAGGGCCGCCTCCTCACCCTGCACGCGGCGGCGCCGACCCCGACGCTGACCAGCGCCAAGGCGGATCGGGGCCTCGTGGTGCCGGCCGGCCGGCTGGAGGACCTGGCCCGGGAGCTGCTCGCCCTGGCCGCGGGCGGCGCGGCGCCCGGGGGCGACGATCCCGTCGCGCGCTGGACGCGGAATGCCGGGACGGCGCTCGACCAAGCCCGGGGCGCCGGCATCGTCACGGCCGGCCTGACCGCGAGCCCGGAGCTGCACGCCCTGGTCCACCGCCTCAACGGCACTCTCGGCAACACCGGCTCGACCCTGGTCCACACGGCGCCCGCGATGGAGACCGGCGCCGGGACCCTCGCGGAGCTCGCGGAGGCGATGGATCGGGGCGCCGTGAAGGCGCTCGTCGTGCTCGGCGCCAACCCGGTCTACGAGGCGCCGGGCGCCCTCGATTTCGCCGCCCGGATGGCGCGCGTGCCGCTCAAGATCCACGCGGGGCTCTACTATGACGAGACCGGCGCGCATGCCGACTGGCACCTGCCCGCCGCCCACCCGCTGGAATCCTGGGGCGACATCCGGTCCCTCGACGGGACGGTGGGGCTGATCCAGCCGACCGTTGCGCCCCTGTACAACGGCCGGACGCCGGCGGAGATGCTGGCCTTCCTGGCCGGCGGTGAGGGCGGGGAGAGCGGCCAGGACGCGCTGGGCCTGCTCAAGGCGCAGGCGCGGAACGCCGACGAGGACGACGCGGCCTTCGAGACCCGCTTCACGGAGGCCCTGCGCATCGGCTTCTGGGCGGGCAGCGCGCGCCCGGCCGAGACCGTCGCGCTGACGCGGGAGGTCGCGGTCTCTGCGGCCGCTCCATCCCCCGCGCCCGCCGGCGGGGTCGAGGTGCTGTTCCGGCCCGATCCGACGATCTGGGACGGCACCCATGCCGACCTCGCGTGGCTGCAGGAGCTCCCGAAGCCCCTGACCAAGGTGGTCTGGGAGAACGTGGTCGCGGTCAGCCCGCGCCTCGCCGAGCGCGTGGGGGTCGCGACGGGCGACATCCTGCGGGTCGAGGCCGGCGGCCGCGCCGTCGAGGGGCCGGCCTGGATCCTGCCCGGCCAAGCCGACGACACCGTCACCCTCACGCTCGGCTACGGCCGCGACGTGCCGGACCACCTCGCCCGCGGCCTCGGCTACGATTCCGCACCCCTGCGCCCGCCAGGTTCGACCTGGCGCCTCGCTGGCGCCCGGCTGACGAAGACCGGCCGGCAGCGCAAGCCGGTGACCACCCAGCACCTCGGGACGATGGAGGGGCAGGACCTGGTGCGCGTGCAGGCCCTGGGCGCAGCGCCCGCGGGCGACCCGAAGGGCAAGCCGACGCCGGCCTCGTTCTACCCGCCCCCGGAGAGCCAGGACCGATGGGTCGCGGCGCAATGGGGCATGGCCATCGACCTCGACGCCTGCATCGGCTGCAACGCCTGCGTCACCGCCTGCCAGGCGGAGAACAACATCCCGGTGGTCGGACGCGAGGAGGTCGCGCTCGGCCGTTGGATGGGCTGGCTGCGGGTCGACCGCTACTACGCGGGCGACCTCGACGCGCCGACCACGCATTTCCAGCCGGTGCCCTGCATGCATTGCGAGCAGGCGCCCTGCGAGCTGGGCTGCCCCGTCGAGGCGACCCTGCACGATAGCGAGGGCCTGAACCTGCAGGTCTACAACCGCTGCGTCGGCACCCGGACCTGCCAGAGCTACTGCCCCTACAAGGTCCGGCGCTTCAACTACCTCGACTATACCGGCGGCATGACCCCGGTGGAGCAGCAGCAGCGCAATCCCGAGGTCACGGTCCGGTCCCGCGGCGTGATGGAGAAGTGCACCTACTGCATCCAGCGCATCACGGCGGCCCGGATCACATCCGCCAAGGACGCGCACGCGCCGATCCCCGACGGGACCGTCGAGACCGCCTGTCAGGGCGCCTGCCCGACCCGGGCGATCACCTTCGGCAACGTCGCAGACCCGGGCAGCCAGGTTTCAGCCGCCCGCAGGGACGCGCGGGAATACGCGCTCCTCGGCCACCTGAACACGCGGCCGCGCACCACCTACCTCGCCGGGCTCGCCCCCGCCGCCGATCCCAACGGACGGGAGGGCTGA
- a CDS encoding cytochrome c3 family protein translates to MAQLFTPGADALYRLALMTGVACLVGLPVLAAGIVRSNYVTGVGVAPAQPLPFSHKHHSGELGIQCRYCHTTVDREATAGIPPTHTCMTCHSQIWTGSEMLKPVRDSYAQDKPLEWKRLNKLPQYVYYNHSVHVTKGIGCSTCHGDVTSMQMTYRANAFEMQFCLDCHRAPEKYVRTPDQVWNMTWTPPADQATLGPKLVAQYHIRGGERLTECGICHR, encoded by the coding sequence ATGGCGCAGCTGTTCACCCCCGGCGCCGACGCGCTCTACCGCCTCGCCCTGATGACCGGCGTGGCCTGCCTCGTCGGTCTGCCGGTCCTGGCGGCCGGGATCGTGCGCTCGAACTACGTCACGGGCGTCGGGGTCGCGCCGGCCCAGCCGCTGCCGTTCAGCCACAAGCACCATTCCGGCGAGCTCGGCATCCAGTGCCGCTACTGCCACACCACGGTCGACCGGGAAGCCACCGCCGGCATCCCGCCGACCCACACCTGCATGACCTGCCACTCGCAGATCTGGACCGGCTCCGAGATGCTCAAGCCGGTGCGCGACAGCTACGCGCAGGATAAGCCACTCGAATGGAAGCGGCTGAACAAGCTGCCGCAATACGTCTACTACAACCACTCCGTCCACGTGACGAAGGGGATCGGCTGCTCGACCTGCCACGGCGACGTCACGTCGATGCAGATGACCTACCGGGCCAACGCCTTCGAGATGCAGTTCTGCCTCGACTGCCACCGGGCTCCGGAGAAGTACGTCCGCACGCCGGATCAGGTGTGGAACATGACCTGGACGCCGCCGGCCGACCAGGCGACCCTGGGCCCGAAGCTCGTGGCCCAGTACCATATCCGCGGCGGGGAGCGGCTGACCGAATGCGGGATCTGCCACCGATGA